The stretch of DNA TCCGAATTGGAAAAACTACATCTTTCTTCCCGCGAAATTTTGCTTCATTGCTGGCGGGGAGGTATGCGCAGCGAAGGAATGGCAAATCTTTTTCGGTCGATAGGATACAAAGTTCATCTTTTAGAAGGTGGTTACAAATCTTTTCGACGAACTGTTCTTAAAAGTTTTGAGAAATCTTATAATTTTATTATTATCGGCGGCATGACCGGCAGCGGAAAAAGTGATGTCCTTCGAGAAATCTCAAAAAAAGATGAGCAGATCATCGATCTGGAAGGAATTGCCAATCACAAAGGTTCTGCATTTGGTGCTTTAGGTCAGCCGGCACAACCAACTGTGGAACAATTTGAAAATGAATTATTCGGTGAACTGAACAAACTCGATCCTGCTGAAAGGATCTGGTTGGAAGACGAAAGCCAGTTGATCGGAAAAGTGCGAATCCCCAAACCTTTTTTTTTGCAGATGAGAAATGCAGATGTTTACAAGCTTGAACTCAGTAAAGAACTTCGCATCAAAAGGCTGATGCAGGAATACACAAATTTCAATAAAGATAAGATCATCTTTTCTATTCACAATATTGCAAAGCGCCTGGGTGGACTTGCCTTCCAGAAAGCTGTGGAATCTGTTCAGAAAAATGATTTTCACACGGCCATCGATATTGTACTTTCCTATTATGATAAAACCTATTCTTATGGAATCTCCAAACGAAAAGATCAAACGATCATTCCAGTTAAAATAGAAGAAGACAATCCCCCAAAAACTGCTAAAATTTTGCTGCAGAAAATTAATTCACGCATCCCCCGAAAAATATTTATTTTTCAGTAAGCAACAAAAAAAACAATAATTTCATTTTTTTCAAGCCCATGAAATTATTCATGGGAAAAGCTAGCAAAACCTTTTATAGTAACCATTTCAATGGTTTTGTGTTTGTGCAAACGGTTGAAACCGTTGTCCGATATATTTCTGGCATCAAGATTCCCACGAATGACCCAGTGAAATTGAATTGATTTCACAGGTTAAAAATTCGTGGGCTTTGCTGGATAAGTTTTTGGACGGGTAAAATAGCAACAATTTTCTTTATTACAGTAAATTAGGTTTATACCTTCCAAATTTTTCGGGGGATGCT from Candidatus Cloacimonadota bacterium encodes:
- the mnmH gene encoding tRNA 2-selenouridine(34) synthase MnmH, translated to MQKIPIETFLQKASSLPIIDVRTSDEFTKGHIPGACNIPLFSNDERAIVGTKYKQENRESAFREGIHLIAAKIDFYLSELEKLHLSSREILLHCWRGGMRSEGMANLFRSIGYKVHLLEGGYKSFRRTVLKSFEKSYNFIIIGGMTGSGKSDVLREISKKDEQIIDLEGIANHKGSAFGALGQPAQPTVEQFENELFGELNKLDPAERIWLEDESQLIGKVRIPKPFFLQMRNADVYKLELSKELRIKRLMQEYTNFNKDKIIFSIHNIAKRLGGLAFQKAVESVQKNDFHTAIDIVLSYYDKTYSYGISKRKDQTIIPVKIEEDNPPKTAKILLQKINSRIPRKIFIFQ